Genomic window (Nicotiana sylvestris chromosome 7, ASM39365v2, whole genome shotgun sequence):
gaaggagtggacgtgCCAAAGACACGAGCTGACTGTACTGCTGAAGATTtaaagaaatgggaaaagaatgtcAAGGCTAAGAAATgacttgtgtgtggactaggtccaaacgagtacaacaggattcaaagttgtaccactgctaaggagatatgggacaccctacaagtggcccatgaaggaactcctcaagtaaagagatcaagaggaacattgttatattctcaatatgagaatttcaccataaaggaaggagaaaccatccaagagatgtacacaaggttcacaataCTAACAattgaacttaagtctcttgaaagaattatccttgaaaaagacaaggttgagaaaatcttaaCAAGGTTCTTGCCAGTAACTTGCGAAAGCAAAATCACGGCTATTCAATAATCAAATAACgttgctactctcaagttggatgaactaattggGAATTTCACTGCCTATGAATTAAGAAGctaaaccatgaagatggatgctcccaagaaggaaagaagcctGGCTCTCAGAATTGCTAATGGTGCAGACTTGGAgaatgatgaaatggctatgatcataagggatttcaagaagtacctaatgagaggaaagggttctgcAATAGGTGcaaacttcaacaaatcaagggttcctgaaaaacagaccaacgagggctgctacaaatgtggtaagactgaccacatgatcaaAAATGTCCCCAATGGAAAATTGAATGGAATAAGGAAATGGCTGAACGaagaaacaggaagaaggaacaggttcaaccctaAAGGAATAAaagatcaacaaaggctatggttgttgCTTGGGGAGAAACCTCAGATGAGGagtcagaagatgaagctggagatgaacaagcacttatggccattggagaatcagatgatgaacaagaggtaagtgttattcatctcaaagacaatattaaatttttgtctaaagaaaggttatctgaattattgctagacttcattgatgagtctgaggtcataaacaatgagaaggaacaactgtctaaggaatgtgtgatcctaaatgccaagtgcaaaaatctggaatTTAGGGttagtgaaagtgatagtaaaaatgctgagttgaagaaccaagtTCTTGAATTTGACACCAGTgtcttagaacttaggtctgaaaatttaaaactgaaattaggaacagataagaagaaagctgatcacacacatctcaccttagaagaaaatctaggaaagatgaaggatgagttgtacaagaaaTATGAGaagataagagtcctaaaagaagatctaggcaaggtgaaacatgaactagatagaacttgcaaatggaataagtctTCTGATGCACTATCCTGGCTACAAGAGCACCACAGTAGCAACAATAGAGGATTTGGATATATGACCCcaacacctaagtgggatcccaaaagcaaatACATCacacttcctaaaaataaaatgtgcacacattgtggcaagactggtcattacaaaagtgaatataatgcaaaagaaaaggctagtcaaaagaacaaaacctttgttcaagagaaaaataaggTGCTTGGATGGGCCAAAAGGAATTTAATTCACCCATTTGCCTAtaaaaagggacccaaactagtttgggttcctaagattAACCCCTGATTttgttttgcaggtccaagtgaagggaagtaacCAAATATGTTACATGGATAATGGCTGCTCAAAgaatatgactggaagcaagaaccagttcctttcacttaaggatctaaaggaggtaatgtctcctttggaaatgggaagaaaggtgagatcattggggttggaaaggtaggtaagacagactcacattccattgagaatgtctaattgatagatggcttgaaatatagcctaatcagtgtacCGCAACTGcgtgacagaggtaacctggtAGCATTCACTTCTacaaaatgctttgtgattaatcttaccactgataagattgttttgcagggaaaaagagttaacaatatttacattgtagatttgtccactctttcagaaaatgaactcacttgcttaagtgtgttggacaatgatcccctcctgtggcaaaaaagacttggtcatgcaagtctgaatcaactcaacaaattagtctccaaggacctggtgatacggttacctaacatcaagttcaaggaagacaaagtttgtgaggcctgtacAAGGGGAAACAGCTAAGATCatcttttaaaagcaagaaaatggtaagcacaaccaggatGATgaaactggttcatatggatctctgtggtccaatgagaacgttgagcagaggtggtaagaaatatgttatggtacttgttgatgattactctaggtttacttgggtactgtttttaacatctaaggatgcaacatttgacatgtttactaccTCTTTTAGAAAActtcagaaacaactaggtaatcaacttgcatcaatcaggtctgatcatggaactgaatttgaaaatgctaagtttgctgaattttgtgatgaacatggtatagatcataatttctctgccccTAGAACTCCTttacaaaatggagtagttgaaagaaagaataggactcttgaagatatggctagtactatgcttctttctagtaaactgccccatagcttctgggcagaggctctAAATACTGCACGTTACATcattaatagatgcatgactagacatcttgtagagaagactccctatgagttaattaaagggagaaaaccaaatatatcccatattagggcatttggatgcatgttctttgtgcacaataatggaaaggactccctaggtaagtttgatcccagaagtgatgagggagtattcttgggatattcttcacatagcaaagcttataaaatgtataacaaaagaactttgtgtgtagaagaaagtgtacatgtagtttttgataaaactaacattctttctgagagataggaacatgaagatgaagctctTGGGCTGGTAAAAGAATTGAGTGAAGTCACAGCTCAAGCTAAAGATGCACCAAAAtaaggaacatgtgatggaatAGGTTCTTCCATATAGGGAAACCTGATAGGGGGAACTGAATAAAGAAGAACTGAAACCAATCCCCTAATGGAACCTATCCATGACCCTGTACGTCAGCAAcaaaacatgggagaaacatcaaacagaaaccagttggttgtgaaaccttagagtatcaaagttctcatcccattgagaacataattgcTGATCCAACATCTGGTGTTAAAACTAGATCATAATTAAAGAATctatgtgcttttgatgctttcttatctcttattgaacctaaaaatgttgcttGGGCTTTGCAAGATGCagattgggtaaatgcaatgcaaggtgaactcaatcagtttgagagaagtcaagtttggcatctagttccaagacccaaggatagatcagtaattggcactaaatgggtcttcagaaacaagcttgatgaagatggaacagttacaaggaacaaggcaagactggtggtccaaggttatagccaagaggagggcataaattatgatgagacctttgctccagttgcaagactggaggcaataagactcctcatagcctttgcagcacacatggaattcactcttcatcagatggatgtcaaaagtgccttcttgAATGGatacctaaaagaagaagtgtttgtcaaacaacctccagggtttgagagtaAGGAGTGTCCggaacatgtgtacaaattagacaaacctctctatggactcaagaaggctcctagagcatggtatgaacgactgtccaaattcctgcttgaacatggctacaagggAGGTAAAATTGATAGTACTCTATTCCTGAGGggaaaaggtaaggatctccttgtagtacaaatatatgttggtgacataaattttggggcaaccactgacAAACTAAGTAAGGACTTTgacaaattaatggggagtgagtttgaaatgagtatgatgggtgggcttaactttttcttaggtttatagatcaaataaaacccaaatggaaccatgatccatcagcagaaatgcaaaagagttgattaagaagtttaaaatggatgaatcaaaggaaatagataCACCCTTTGCAAcaactactaaattagacatagatgaacctggttcatctattgattagaagttgtataggggtatgattggttcacttttgtatcttactgttagcagacctgacatagttttcagtgtagggctttgtgctcgttttcaggcAAATCCTAAGAAATTtcacttgactgttgtcaagaggatactgagatattttaAAGGCACTATTGATCTTtgtctttggtaccctaaaggtagtaattttaatCTAGTGGGGTATGCTGATGTTaactatgcaggtttccttgtggacaggaagagcacctcaggtatggctcattttcttggttcatggCTTGTATCATGGGACACTAAAAAGCAGAATTCAGTagccttatccactgctgaggctaAATATGTAGTTGCTGCCTCTTGTTatgctcaattgttatggatGAAACAATAgctgatagattttggcattgaagtttgGTGTATTCCtatattttgtgataacactagtgctataagtataacaaagaacccagttcatcataagaggactaagcacatagatgttagacataaCTTCTacagggacaactatgagaaatgaTTGATTACCATAGAATtatgtgctactgataaacaaaatgctgacatctttactaaagcactgagtagagaaaactttgaaaggaacatgttagaattagggataattaagatcacctaatgggaccagctcaaaatgcaaaatgaaaaaaaaaagtttttttggctaggaaatctgaaacttgtgtaaatatctagattaatttttactcagcttcatactgtaaatagtatactcctgtgacatgtgttaatatgactcatTGATCTttaacaaaattttctctattgtggtaaattgaggcatgatcAAGAGAATTTTAAATGAAGAACCTAATTCATCGGTATTGGTTAATCTGAATGccaaggtatgttttctatactctgcacaattagaaatataaatatttagaTCGTGAGCAGAGTCCTACCATTGTTCAACACATTAGAAAATCCTATCCATTTGTTTTTGAACCAGTTCAATCCTTATTAGAATTCTCACcacaaaaattgcctaaaatcCTAGGAAGCCTAACCGTTCGTTCAACCtgcaatttcaggttgattagacctctagtTGACTGCTAAAGCTACCATTATCCATTAAATGACCCTCTCTCTCTTTAAATACCCATTATTACCTTCTTCCACTCTCATTATTCTAAACCGTCAAAAATCCCTTTTTACTCCAAAGTGTTTTCTTCTCCAAACGCTTAattcacaaactctctcaagccaTCAGCTACAATGTCAAACCCTCAAGATAACCCAGGGACTCCTCCACCACCACCCCCTTCTGGTTCCTCCACACCTCTTCCACCCAGTACAAACCCCCAGCCTAAGAAAAAACGTGTTAAAATGCTAGCACGAAAAACTGTAGCCTTAGGTgcaatttaaaagaaattaaacaCACAATTGAAGGCTGACCAAGCCCAAGATTCTGAGAACTCAGATGATTCATTCAAATCTGCGAGTGAGGGGGAAGGACCCGGGTCGTCTGACTCTGAGAAGACTCAAAACCTCCTTTCTAAGGTAAGTTCTGCTTTGGcagaaaatttagaaaataggtttgttttggttGGACCTGTTAGGGATGTAGAAATTCCTGAATTGGAAAGGAGTGATggtaaaaaaaatattgaaaaagaaaaagagagagagggtgtatGTGTTGAtgtgaggggaaaagggaaaggagtGGTTGGTTCTTCACCCACTTCTGAATTGTTGTTACCAGCTATCTGTGGGGTTGTACATGAAACTATGGAATAAAGTGGCAAGAAGttagggggaagtggttctggggagGCTGCTGAAGGGTTGGTTAATCTAAGTTCATAggcagatgaacctggttcatctataaCGGAAACCCTAGCAGACCTTATAAAGAAAGTAGGTGccagttatgatccaaagaaaaggagaactaCAACACCAAAAGCCCCCAGTGCTGCTAAACCCTCAAAGACACGAAAGGCTTCCTCTCCAACAACTACTAAAACTCCCTTGCCAaagggaagagccacaagaagcagggtgaaaCAGAGTGAGAGTGACCTACAAAAAGCTTTGGCTGAAAGTAAGAAGAAGAGGATGGATAAAGGAAAAGGTAAGGTTGAAGAGTCCTCTAAAGTTGTTGATGTTAaggagatggaacaggtccatcaggaggaccatacaacaatggaggttcagacccccaagcccaaaatGTCCAAGACTTCTTCCAAAAAGTCTTCATCTGTGTCTAAGGTTATTGAACCTTCATTGACTaagaggacaaggtctgcagTGAAAAAGCAAATAACTTAGAATTtctgaagatgaggaatggagtggtgaagaagaaagtgagtctgatggtgaacaagacaagctggCCAAATTTGGCAAAAAGATTTTTTTGAAGGGAAGATTGCTGAAAGACTTAGTGGAACCAAGAATGGTTTGTTTGGTTGATGCTCTAGCTGTTCAgggctggaaggacatggtccttcagatggatggaaggttagccaggaatgagatcattgaattcatggCAAATGCTGAGGTCAAAGAAGGCAGAGTCACCATCCAAGTAAAAGGAGTTCAAGTGACATTTGATGTAGAGAAGCTGGGAGAGATTCTTGACATCCCTGctgagggatatgatgactacaccaGACAAAGATGGCCAAGTCTGGACTCCCTTCCTCCTGCTCTTGAAATcactaggagattctgtgatgttAAAGAAATAAATGAGGTCAAGTTTGCTCACAAGAGTGAAATGAGGCCACAACACAAAGTCctttttgagtttgtcaacaagtgcctatTGCCCAGGCAGGAAAGAAGGCATATTGCTAACTATATGGACTTAGTTCTGATGGAGTGCCTTGAAAGTGGGAGGCAAATCAGCTGGCCGAcattcatcatcaagctactatatagggttatcaatggctccaaggcccatGCTACCCCCTATGGATTTATTCTGACTACTGTTCTGGATCGATGCAaggtgcctctgaagaaatgggaaatggcaaCAAGCAAGGACTACTTTGGAATTAATACTCTGATTGCTTGTGACTATCTAGTCAATGCCATTCCAAATGAACCTGTTCATCCAAGAAGGCACCTATCAATAGTAAAGTCAGGGCTTTAGTTCAGGAAAGTGAGGCCAAGGATGCTAAGATAGCTAGGCTGAAGGCTCGCTTGGTAGAGGTtgaatctgagagggatgctctcagaactgagcttaccaaggaaaaggagaagaataatGGGATTATTCACAATATGCTGAATattctccaagcccaaaaccaatcCTCTAGCTccccaagccttaggaattctagCATTTATCTCACGAACCTGTCTAGTACCTTCAGTGAcccggattagggatttttctttctttttgctcatgttttgaatatttttgctttctggttgtggattgtggtagtaacatatcttctatcaatgatatctatTGTTTTTGCTCTTGATTAAATGTtaatatttccttgatagtttaaatatgtttgcttgattactgatgattaatccatgattgcacttgcagttgccccagtggccatgagtacttattaaaatctgggactcacactttgtgtatgcaactttttgatgatgccaaaagggggaagagatattgtgctttacatattctgaataagtgatatttataacctaattaacatggtccttgatgataagtgaatttttctaaactttgtattgatAATTAAGCTAAGTTCTTACAGGGTTTAAGTGAGTAAAAAgtacagagtttgtcatcatcaaaaagggataatgcacataagcagaagttaaacatgaattcagagcaaaatagcaaggtaattttgcaagcaatttatgtgtgattcaagcgtgcaatcttgaagctacttgaaccagatagaagaaccagttccaaatgtctatcttttattctagttcaattgtagtaggtgattttacattgtacctttcagcttttatagaagcaaatgtattaggtacttagagttttcaagttaaagttaacttgaagttgtcgcaatagttaaggctgtgtgccacaacgggattagagttaatcctcggtttaaaaaagagttttgtaaatgcagtttttggatCAGGGATTTTAGTGGAGTGTTTGagaaaatcctactggaaggtagtcatggttttttcaccttttaagGTAGGTGTTTTCCAcctaaaatctctgtgttctttattttctttacttatcattttgtaacagtagtagttggaacacatagaagaaccaggtccttctataattaagttaagcgaaaattgggcaccacacaaatcaccccctcttgtgtggtattgaagtctaaaacatcaaaCAATGGCAGTAATACTATCCTTAAGTtacgaaaggtacaactatcgctCAACGAACGACAAGTTTATTTTGTATAAAAACGGGCAGCATTtcccctataatccttacttcctccaaattcaagataataCCAATGgcacaagaacacaacaatatcaacataTTTACATTATTTTCCAACATTATATACACcacaaaatactacaaaatagCCCAACACACCTCGatctcttcatacacaaaacgactaccgtagtagtgtcaaacaacccgAAAATGTTATAACGAACGACCAGCCCTCCACCTTGAAtatatgtggtgtttctccacacccttactcctccaaaactccataaaacaGTAGTAAAAGATGTatcccaacaacaacacaaaacagtccacaaaacagtccgctacaagtgaataactcgaactcccggcttccgatcaccgtcccgtgagttcttacaactaTAGAACAACTTACCATGAATTTACAAcagaaaaaatggatgaaagaAAGCTGTAAACATACCttatttgttggataactcagctcatatcttggttcttcaaactctaggttttaccctcAATCGgaacttgaaagggagagaaaatcaattagggtttgtgggtAATTTTTGGGAGGAAGTTTGCAGGGATGGGTTTTCAttgtctttgccttatgcttcttatgttttgatgatctaacaaacttattatCAAGAACCAAATAGAGAACCTGACCCACCTGGTATACATTTCAAATGAACAATGTCCACTCTGATCTCCAGCAAATGAGTGAACAACCACAAGGAagaacacaatagggacctggtcccttagggttctctaatagaagtacaagtcaactgcaCAGTTGGAAGGTAACAGCAAAAAGTGACTGTCCGCAACtgttacaaagaggaacacaatagggacctaGTCCCTTAGAGttctctaacagaagtacaagttaactatacagctggaacacAACTGTAGAAAGTGACTGTCCTCAACTGTACATGCGATAGTGCAGTAGACAGTGCAatagtcacttctcattgggaataagcgtgtaccaagaattgacatcaccattgtgatgtcttttgtagtataacaacctAGTGCAAGGCACAATATATTCACTTGTACATTTAGTGATATTCTATCAAGCATTAAAGTGTTCATCCGACATTGAAGTCACTAGTgcgtcaagaacaagaagacaactctactaaaggatcagtttcacaatgagtctatatgtatccgtagttgagttgtaatcttgtcatttgttcttcattgtaactcctatcttgatTTCTTGGAAGCtatgttttaggaaacccaaaatccgtTAACTTTctaagtttatgttgtgactaggtttaatCATAAGTTTAAAGTCTTTATAACTAGAGAATCACGAAGTGGCtagtggtaagagtatcacaagttagttaagttaaagtctttgtaataaagttattacaaagtggcttgtaatagtgagattacaagttagtgaatttgaaagcctacaagtgtaggtcgtggtttttatccccttgtgtgggaattttccacgtaaaaattcctTGTCTCTTTTACTTACTACTTCATAAGTATTCTCAGTAGAAACCGATAAAGGATCATGTgttctatagtttggtggactcatataagttATCAGGTTTAGGTCTAgttatttgtgatatataatgaGCTTTATATTGCAGGAGATAAGCCCTTAAATGGACTCTTTGGCTGACTCAATATTGCTTCTTTTTGGGATCTCATTTAACTAAGTAGGTGAACACCTACTTTTCACCTAGAAACTTGTGCTAactcacaaaaatacatatatatctactccgatgtcgtattgataaaagttttaatgcgttagaaaatagactcatagagCTTCAATTTGATTAGTGGAAAACTGATAGGTTTTCAAGgtctttgccttatgcttcttatgttttgatgatctaacaaacttgttgtgaaGAAACAGATAGAGAACCTGGCCCACATGGTATCCGCAAATGAATGAACGACTacagggaggaacacaacagTGACTTGGttacctggtcccttag
Coding sequences:
- the LOC138873702 gene encoding uncharacterized protein, whose protein sequence is MIGSLLYLTVSRPDIVFSVGLCARFQANPKKFHLTVVKRILRYFKGTIDLCLWYPKGSNFNLVGYADVNYAGFLVDRKSTSGMIKRILNEEPNSSVLVNLNAKADQAQDSENSDDSFKSASEGEGPGSSDSEKTQNLLSKVSSALAENLENRFVLVGPVRDVEIPELERSDGKKNIEKEKEREGVCVDVRGKGKGVADEPGSSITETLADLIKKVGASYDPKKRRTTTPKAPSAAKPSKTRKASSPTTTKTPLPKGRATRSRVKQSESDLQKALAESKKKRMDKGKGKVEESSKVVDVKEMEQVHQEDHTTMEVQTPKPKMSKTSSKKSSSVSKVIEPSLTKRTRSAVKKQIT